GGGAATATTCATTGTGGCTCCTTGTTCATCCAGACGCCCCAGGTAAGAGGCCCGGCGTCTCTGTCGGCGATGGGATGTCCGGCCAGTTTCAGGGCCAGTTTGATCTGGCCGTGGTGGTAGCCCTCGTGCCAGATCAGGTGCTGAAGCATCAGGAGTGGGTGACCGTAGTGGGACTGCATGGCCTCGCCTGTCGCCATCTGCCCCTGTACAGCGTCGTGGACGGCCACTGCGCTGGTCCTCAGCATTTGTGCGATCCGGGCGGAGTGGCGTTCGTCGGCCCATTCCTCCTCGGGGCGCAAGTCGGGCACAAGCCTGGGAACAAATTCCGGGGCGTTCTCCTCGACAAGAGACAGCCGAACAGCGTGCAGGTGGGTCAGCTGTTGCGCGATGGTGGGTCCGTCATCCAGGGGCCGGACGCCCAGCCCACCCTCCGGCATGAGCCGCAGCAGGTTCAACAAAATCAGGTTGTTGCGGTTCCAGGCGTTCAGTACCGTGGGCAGCAGGTTGGCCGTTTCCCTCATTCGCGCCAGATGGCCCAATGATTGTCCAGCGCGTCCATTTCCTCGGGGGTGCGACCGCCGGCCCGCAGAAGCGTCATGATCTGGCCCCGGTGGTGGCTGTCGTGGACGATGGTGTGCTGCAGGAAATGGGCCGGATTGGACCCGTACGCGCCCTCCTGCCAGGGATCATCGAAGGCGCGGCCCTCGTCCAGTGCGGATTGCACGGCTTTCAGGGCCGCCTCGTCTCCGGCTTTGAAGGCGGCGGCCAGCTCGCCCGGCGGGCAATCATGCCAGCGCCACAGTGGATCACCGTCCTCGTCCTTCTGGGTCGGGTCGAGCAGCGGCTCGGCGTGAACGCGGGACAGATTCCACAGCCAGCCGACGCGGAAGCCTGCCATGTGCCGCAGATGTCTACCCACGGTCCAGCCACCACGCCCGTCGGACAGGCCGAAGTCGGCGTCACTCAGCGCCGCCAGCAGAAACTCGTTCACTCGCCCATTGCGGCGGAAGGATTCGTGAAGCAGGGTCAGATCGGTCATCTTCTCTCCTTTGCGGGGCACTCAGCCCACGTCCAGCTGTACAGTCACCTCGTCACCTTCCGCGATGTTCTCGGCCTTGCGGATGATCAACTTGATCGGCAGGATGTACAGTCCATCCTTGGGAAACAGGGAGGTCTTCCACCCTGTTTCCCCCACCCTGGCCCTGACCGGGACCATGCCCCAGCCGTAGGTCACGAAGCGGGCGGCGGCCTTGATTTCCTGGGCCTGCTCGGCGGGGACAGTCACAAAATAGTGTGGCGCCGGGCCTTTCCAGAACCACACTGGACCGCTGAACTCAAGAGTGAGGGGCATCGTTCACCGCAGATTGTCCTATGGAAGTTGCAGGCGCAGGGGCCAGGTCTGCGGCCCGTCGCTCAGGCTGGCTGACGTCTTCGGGCTGTTCGGCACATCGCATCTCAGAGGCTGGGGGCAACCCCGAAGGTTCACCCTCCCTTCGTCGGGCGTGCTACGCGGCGCACACGCTGGCGAGGTTCGCTGCAGGGGTAGGGTCCAGTCATTCTTTACCGCTCCCAGAACTCTGGCGGCGTGATCCCCAGCAAACGCAGGTACACAATGCCCTGCCCCCGGTGGTGAATCTCGTTGTCCACTGCGCCGATCACCGCCGTGAACACCAGCATGTCGCCCCAGGCCAGCCTTTTGATCTCGCCGTACCGGGCGGCAGGAAAGGCGGGCAATTCGCGTTCAAGCTGCGCGGTCTGGGCCTCCCACTCGGCCAGCAGGTCAGTCTTGTCGGCGGACGGCACCCGCTCCCAGACGGGTTCACCCCAGCCACCCCCCAGCAGTCCATTCAGGTTGTACGCCGTCTGCCCGTGAACCTCCCAGACCATCTCGCCGAAAGGGCGCATGGGCGGCGCGGGTGCGAAGGTAAACAGCTGCTCGTCGGGAAACGCCTCTATCACCCGCCGCGTCAGGCGGCGGTGACCGAGCCAGTGTTCCAGCAGGTCGCTTGGGCGCAGAAGATGCGAATCGGTCATCGAGACCTCTCAGGCTTCGGGCAGGGTGTAGTCGAGGGTGTAGCGGTGGGCGCCGTCCACGATGTCCAGCGTCAGCTCGCCGCTCAGGCCGGCCAGTTCTCCGGCGCCTGAGTCGGGCACCACGCGGTAAGTCAGGCTCTGGCGGCCACGTTCGCTGACGCCCGCGTGGAAAAAGGCGAAACGGCCCTGCCTGCCCTCCAGCGTGGCCTGCACCGCTTCAATAGCGACATACACCGCCGAACCCTCCACAGGCGTCATGCAGGTCAGCATCTCCACCACGCTCTGGCCGCAGAGGTCGCCGCTCCATTGTTTGTCCAGCAGCATGTGCCCGATCTCCGGAACGGCCTGTACGGGGGCGTCGGCGCGCGGCCGGACGGTGAAGGTCCCTGTGGCGGTGTTGCTCATGGGGCCATGTACGCCGGAAACATGGGTGGCTCGATGCCTAGCGCCCGCAGGTACACGTAGCCCTGTCCCCGGTGATGGATCTCGTTGTCGATGTTGTAGATCGCAGCCGCCCAGCCGCTCATCTCACCCCAGGGCAGGGCGTGCAGCCGCGAGTAGTGCGTCACATCGACCTCCGGCAATTCAGCTTCGATGCGGGCGGTCAAGGCATCCCAGGCGTTCAGGAGTTCGGCACGGTCAGAAGACGTCCCGTCGCGCCAGTTCGGCATGGGCCATTCG
This sequence is a window from Deinococcus humi. Protein-coding genes within it:
- a CDS encoding DinB family protein, producing the protein MTNMPAVEESDQATAQPVIVSPAQFLNYWQGNRRLTRRMIEAFPEDELFSFSVGGMRPFGVLAWEIHQVSELTLSGLRTGEWPMPNWRDGTSSDRAELLNAWDALTARIEAELPEVDVTHYSRLHALPWGEMSGWAAAIYNIDNEIHHRGQGYVYLRALGIEPPMFPAYMAP
- a CDS encoding DinB family protein, with amino-acid sequence MTDLTLLHESFRRNGRVNEFLLAALSDADFGLSDGRGGWTVGRHLRHMAGFRVGWLWNLSRVHAEPLLDPTQKDEDGDPLWRWHDCPPGELAAAFKAGDEAALKAVQSALDEGRAFDDPWQEGAYGSNPAHFLQHTIVHDSHHRGQIMTLLRAGGRTPEEMDALDNHWAIWRE
- a CDS encoding DUF1905 domain-containing protein; its protein translation is MPLTLEFSGPVWFWKGPAPHYFVTVPAEQAQEIKAAARFVTYGWGMVPVRARVGETGWKTSLFPKDGLYILPIKLIIRKAENIAEGDEVTVQLDVG
- a CDS encoding DUF3224 domain-containing protein, with the translated sequence MSNTATGTFTVRPRADAPVQAVPEIGHMLLDKQWSGDLCGQSVVEMLTCMTPVEGSAVYVAIEAVQATLEGRQGRFAFFHAGVSERGRQSLTYRVVPDSGAGELAGLSGELTLDIVDGAHRYTLDYTLPEA
- a CDS encoding DinB family protein; the encoded protein is MRETANLLPTVLNAWNRNNLILLNLLRLMPEGGLGVRPLDDGPTIAQQLTHLHAVRLSLVEENAPEFVPRLVPDLRPEEEWADERHSARIAQMLRTSAVAVHDAVQGQMATGEAMQSHYGHPLLMLQHLIWHEGYHHGQIKLALKLAGHPIADRDAGPLTWGVWMNKEPQ
- a CDS encoding DinB family protein, producing the protein MTDSHLLRPSDLLEHWLGHRRLTRRVIEAFPDEQLFTFAPAPPMRPFGEMVWEVHGQTAYNLNGLLGGGWGEPVWERVPSADKTDLLAEWEAQTAQLERELPAFPAARYGEIKRLAWGDMLVFTAVIGAVDNEIHHRGQGIVYLRLLGITPPEFWER